TCATGGCTTCAATCGATTCAGTTCAGAAACCAAGCGATTGAGgaaagatgagagagagagagagagagttctctGCGTGATGATGAAGCAGGGAAACAGGAAGCAAAAAGCGGTATTTAAATCCGAAAATAGCGTTAGCCAAAGACAACAcgtgaattttaaaaacaattgactttttttttctttttttttttaaaacaatgacTTTACATAATCAATTAATTGCAGAATGGCAAAAGAATATAATTaaagttacaaaataaatttttaaaactataatataaatttttgtggGATATTGAAATGCCAAtgatctcaataattttttttgttataaatctagtttatcattaaattttatattgataatCAAGTTAATTATGGTCAGGGAAAAAATCaagttaattattataaaagtaaaatttaattaaatatcattagaattttttatattgcaTTTATTAACAATACAGTAATATCTTTTACGTTGaaataataaattactgtataACTCTATTTATTACATAACTATTGCAGTTAAAAtgttactccctctgttttctaAAGATGGATGTTCtaggaaaatattttgtttccaaaagatgtattttttatgttttcaaagcaTATTTGGTTaactaataatgaaaaattgtgtgtttcaaaaatattaattacatttcttttaatcctattggtttaaaaatataagaaatataaaattacaaaaaactatgcattaataactaagttttaatatgatttcttaataagtgtgaaaatccTAGAACATTCAtctttaaaaaacagagggagtattatttATGTAGCAGTAAAATAGTATCAtaatatagaattttttatGACAGAATAATTTCTTTCACTTTTTATAgatcttttgtattttttttgttaccaaaaatgtaaatcaatatttttattttataaattttgaatgataaagtattttttggatttttttttaagaagtaATTATGTCATTTCCTAGCTTAACCACACAAACACAAACTGTGTCTGtttcataaaataatcattcttTGGTTGATTATATGATCAAGTTGATAGCTGTTTGAAAAGAGTTTTTACCCAAAGTGTAAAAACcttaaaaagtgtttaaagAAGCCAACACAAGTGCAGTTCAACTATTCTCCGCACGTGTTTTTgacccaacaaaaaaaaagttgacaaAGAAGAGAAAGCTCACGTCTTTGACACTTGACAGAGTGCATTTCACTTTCACTGTACTCTGATTTTCAACATCCTTTTTCTTCTGTTTGGAAAAATCatttcattattttagtttCATTTTAGGTAAGTGTGACACGTgaacagaaagaaaaaacaaaacagattgAATGGTTTTAATTGAATTTGTTGGCCGGTCCATTTATTGTAGATACAAACTGCTGCTACAAACGCACATGTAAAACGTGTTCAacgtattatatttatatttttgtcctCTTGcagttattttttttctattttaaattgtataaattGCAGAATATTAAGTAAGTTTGATCTTGATGACACGATGTTGAAAGTGATATCCACTATgttgaaaaaaaacaagaagcaaAACAAAAGGCCTATATCAAGTGACGCACATAGAGTCAACTTTTCCACTGCTGATTCTCTAAAGAACAAAAGGTTTGAATTTTTCATTCTCTCTTAAATAATTAAGAACAATGTTAAGGAACTGAGATTCTAAGATAAACCACAGAACAAGAACTTGAAAGTTCAAAAACAAACAATGTTGAGTTAATAAACTGAAACAAGCAAATCCTCTCTAAGCAGTAATCTCATCTCTTCAACCTCTAAATCTCTCAGTTTTACATCTCAACCATTAACTACTGCTATATGTACATTTGCCCATGTTTTGACTCTCACTGAATGACTCAAAAGTCTCAGTCTTTGTGTACCCAAAACAGCAAAACCCATCAGTGATGGTTCACTCCTAAAGCAGCCTATTACAGATCTATGAAAGTggaaacaaacagaaaaaaaaagaagtaaaagccACATATCTCTCATGTTTTGACAGCAGATGGCAATGCTCGGTGTTGTGTTTGTCTTGCTGAGCCTTTCAACACTTGGTTTATCCTACTAAACACTACTTTCAACGGTATACAAGCCACAACCGTTTCCTTTAGCTTTTCTATtgtctgcttcttgcttctttcCGTCAGAGtagagagccttcttgtcttTACCGATAGGGAAGACGATTTCTTCTTTGACTTCGATGACTTTCCAAAAGGACCAGTTGTTTTCCTCTTGTTGCTCTTCTTTTTAGACAATGACTTTGCCTTTACAACAGCTTGAGACATCACCATACCGTTGTAGTAGCTTTCTTCCAAGGCTTCAACACTTACAGGATGCCCCACAATAGCTTTACCGTTCAGTTTACTCATACGAGAAACCAGTGGAACTCGTGGTTTGTTACAGCTAGCTCTTACTTCAATCTTCACTTCGAACAGCGCAGGAAGAAGCAGTGGCCTGTTATTATTAGCTTCCTCGCTGTACACACCACTTCTCGCTTCTTGTTTCTTACTCCTCTGCCTTGAGTTCCTCTTTCCTTTTAGCTTCCACTTAGAAGTGCTCTTCTCAATCCCGTTCGAGTTCCAGATGACAAGTTGTGTATCTGGTGGATTTGCAAAAGCTGATCCATTTCTTGCCTCTTTCTTAACAGACACATCATGACTACACCGCCTTGTCAAGGCGGAAACAAGAGCTGCCCTTGATGAGGAAATGGTGCAAGCTGCTGGAAAACCTAAAAGTGACAATGTTCACaaaccaccaaaaaaaaaagatattaaaccTATGGATACTAAGAAGGTGGAGAAACACACAATAAAAGCAGATAACATTGCAGAAGCAAGTTAAATATTAGAAAACATCTAAGCTACTGGTTTTTGCAGACAATGATCTAATGATGTGGCAAAACCAACTTGAAGAGAATAGTAAACTTTTAATTCTTTACTTCACAGCAGTGAAAGCATGTAGATTCTTGGAGCTAGAGCTGTACAAACATAAACATAGCACTTAAACAAGGTTTAAAACCATTGATACCTGCAGAGTGTTTTGCTTCTCCTTCAGTTAATGGAACATCGTATAACTGCACAGCGTCTTCCGCTGAAACTGATACGCTGGAAGTTTCACTGTCTTTTGCCTTGTTGTTATGTGAGTCTCCAACAACATTCTCAGGAGCATTCTCGCATGAGACCCCAGTGCTATCTGAGTTATTGTTGATTACAACAGATACACTCTTCATGGATTCAACAGGCTCCAATCCAGATGTGACAAGCTGGTCAGAGGTACCAGGGACACAGACCATAGCTGTACACTCTAACACCTTTGTCAGTTGCCGGCTTCGGTTTTTCCTTTTAGAGCACTCACTACCGTTAGTGACTTGGGACCTTTTTATTTTCAGTGACAACGGTGAGCATGCCTTGTACCCATTGGAAACAATATAGCCATTACTGAGGTTTACATCACAGATTGAACCCATTTCTTGCCTATGCAAGACAGTAGCACCCACATGTTCTTTTCCAATGTCCTCAAGCCCTCTCATTCGCTTGTTTCCTTCAGTCCCATCTTCTTCAGAGTCATTcggtgttcttcttctctttggcTCCACCTTCACCATTTCTTGGGAAGACATACTAGATTGCAATAGCTCAAGTTCATCTTCAGCTTCTCCTCTATCTTCAGATTCTGTAACctcatcatcttcctcctcaCTACACAAATTATTGTCTGGATGGTCTTCTTTTGCAAGATGTGCATTCTCAATCTCTAAGGCACTGATAATGGCATTCTCTCGGCGAGTACATTTGACAGTCTTCTTACTACTAGCCCTCGCTGCAGCAGCAGAAGCCTTTGCTTTCTCAATGTGAGCATCATACTCTCCACAACGAAACGCCTTCACGCTCTTGGACTTTTCAAGTACATACCAATCACTGGAGATTCATAAGAAACAAAATACACACTTTTAGCCAGCaatcaagaacaagagagaCTAAGATAATGGACAAGAGAGACTCACATGCCAACATCATCACGACCTAGAAGCTTTATAGGAGTGCCGAGTTTTGGAGAAAGCAGAGAGCTTTCAGGAACTTCCTCATGAAGCAGAGTCTGTCCTGGCCACCAAGAACCGTTACGGAGACGAACCCAGACCAATCTTCCTACTGAAGCATTAATAGCCTTCAGGTTTTGGTCATCATTACTCTCCATTACACAACAAGACACTCAAAAAGAACTCAAACCAAGAAAAAGGCAAACTTTCGAATTGACCTaacaataaaaatcaaaactttataatttgaaaatctCAGTGAAGTAACTATCTATCATTAGACAAAAGTATGCTCCTTTCTTGAATCCTGCAACCAACAAAGACCAGTGGAAAACATTAAAGACAGCACAACATGCACCCACAAGCTCACAACTTGAAGAACAATGGCTAAgctgagagagaaagagatctgGGAAGAGAAGCCGTACCGAAGAACCAGAGATCCAGATACTCATTTGAGCTGCGTTTCTTTTCAATGTAGAGTAAGTTTCTTTATGAGTTCAGACagcttttttgttttggtttttgctCCGGCGGTTTGGAGAAGgcagaagaggagagagaaaagAGCTTCTTTTGGATGGAGGGAGAGAGAGGAGGAGGTCAAAAAGCACATCCAAGGTGAGAGACTCTTAACTACAGTAACGAACGACACCGTTTTAGGAAACTTTGTCCTCCCATTTTTAGGTTATCTATCTCTAATTACGTCACCCTCTCTGGCCACGAGTCAAACAAACCGTGAGTTATGTGTTCAGACATCTCAAAGGTGTCAACTTTAGTAATAATGACGGTGACTTCTACCAAAATCACTTCCAAAGTTTcatactttttttgttttaacatcAAACATCTCTCCAAATTTTCATAACAATCAAAAACTACACAAACTGTGTGGGTTTTGTTCGAGTTGGAATGGTGTCTCTAACTGTACCAATCTAAGAACAAGACAGAGAAAGTAAGGACGAAGAAAAACAGCAAGAGAAAGGTTCTGCTGCTGCTGTTACGCTGGATTGCTTGAGAAAGCTCTTTGTTTCCAAGCTCCACGTTCTTGGTTGCCTCAACAGCCTGCATTTTTAGTGTCAAGCTGAGTGAGAAACAGACCACAAggtatatacacacacacaagtCATAAGATGTCTGAAGTCGGTTCAGTCATAGAAATGGGGTTTAAGCATCTTAACATAGCTGAAAACAGTAAGTGTTGCCTTTCTAACACTAAATTAAAGAGCAAAGTTTCTTTGCTGTGTCTATTCTACTCTAGCTGAATGCCACAAGGAGAAGAACTGAATATAAAAATAGCATCCGGATCCAACTTTATGGTAGCAAAGAGAGGCGTTGACATGAGGGCTTGAGAGGAGTTAATAAATCCAAACCTGGTCATATAAAACTTCAATCTGTTGGGCTTGTTGCAGAACATGAGTTGCCATCAAGTGGTTCAATGCAGACATCTCCACCATCTTAGTCTCCGTCTGCCTAGCGCCATCTAAAAGATTACTCAGCTCTACCTGCAAGAATGACAAGCATTCAAGGTTTAGCACAAGTACAAAACTCATGAAAGCTTTTGAAGACCAGATAGAGTTGTTGGCTTGTTACTTGAAGGGCTTGTGTTTCATCGTCTAGAAGCTGTTGTTGTTGTAATCTACGAGGCTGGGCCTGAATTTCATTGGGTTCTATGGGCTCCGGATTTGCTAGAGTTGCATTAACTGGACTAGCTTCCTTCGTGATCCTCTTGGGTTTTCTTCTAGGCATAGCTCGGTTAATAATATCTTGGAAACGAGTAGCTCTAAGCTGGTCAAACTGTGCAGTGACTGAATGTAGCTTCTCGCTCAGAATCAAAACCTGCAGCCATAAACTCTACCATTACATCTACACAAACTCCGAGtgattattaaataaaaacaaatttggcTTACTACATTGGTGCATATTCATACCACTCCATGTTTGTGTGCTATAGTATCAGCATTGAAGTTATCAGCTGCGAGGCCAAGCCATCCTTTGGAGTTTGCTTCTTCGTTTCTAATGCTGTTTTTGAGTACATCGATCTGTTCTTTGCATGCTTTAATAAAAGAAGTAATCTGCAAGAAAGGGTTTGATGATATTACATAACACATAGTTACCACTCAAACAACAAAGCAGAGATCCAAATTCCTCGAAATAACAATCTAGTAACTCCCTCATTATCTTCCAAGGCAATGGACATTCATCATCTTGAGTTTTATTAATGTGAGATGGCacttttcttaaaaatacaTAGTTCCATACGTAAAAtcccaaaattaaatattatggtCAAGCCTAGCTCATATGACTTACTTTTGTTCAATGCTATCTACAGGAAAGATGTTGATGATATAACACAAGTTGTAAGGCGAGATGATGAATGTCCATGTAACACAAGTTTAAAATGGCGCTCGCCTTTTGCGCCATGGCGCAAGGCGCACTCAGGCGATGGCTCTGTCGCCATGTACCACCTAGGCGAGGGTGGGTTCCCTAAGGCGCGCGCCATGGGTGCCTTGTCGAGAAGGCGAGCATGGCAAAGGCGAGCGTAAGGCGAGATTAATGTAAACCGTATCTAAACCATATAAgccttaattaataattaaacctTAGACttttttgctcaaaaaaaaaaaaattaaaccttagactttaaaaaaacttaaccgGGGAAACTTAAACGCCAAACCCTAGCTTTATAAAAGAGAAGTTACATAAACATAGATCTAGATCTCAAGGTTTTTTGCTTAAGGTTAGAACTCTCTAGTATAATAAAGCTTGCatcttatttaaatttagtaTATCAATCATTGCATAAGTGTTCTCTAAGTTTCTTCTccaatacaaaacaaaacaagacgTAACTAAAATTTTCTTCAAGGCGAGCGCCATATTGCGCCATGGCGCGAGGCGCAAGGCTCGGCACGTCTCGCCTTGGTGCGCCATGCGCCATTTTAAACACAGAACACAACACATAGTaaccaatcaaacaagataAATAAGAATGTACGATTTAAATTCCTAGATGTCACAATATAGTAACTCCCTCCTTAACAGTCCACATTACCCTCTGAAGCAACGCACACTCATCATCCATATGTTGTTACACAACAAAGTTCATggaaaatcatatattatatgatctAAGGCCAAGCTGAGATGACTACTTACTTCTTGTTCAATGCTATCCTTTTCATGTTCAGTAGTGCGGTGCATATCAACATAGTCCTTACGATGCTTCATCATAAACTGATCCAACTCCTTGATGCTTTCCAGCTATCACACAAAACATCATCATTCAATGAAATGCAAACTAAACTAGTAATGATTTGAATCAATTAAAAGTTACCGTTTTGAGAGCAGCCCTGGTGAAAGGAGACCTCTCCTTTGGCTTATGTATGATAAAAGACGCCATCGTCGATGCCACTTTAGCCTTTCCACACACAAATACAAAACAGATTCAGATCAAAATTATGATTCTTAACGAATACGATTCGATGGGAGATGGAATCAAGGGGGAGTTGTATACCTCGGTGTAGCCATCAGAGATAGCGGATTTGCGAACAGAGTCCTTGAAATCCTCTGTTCTGTCTCTGAATCTCGAcatctttgcaacagacaattCAGATCGAAGAGTGTTGATATCGATCAGCCGATGGAGTTGCAACGACGCTTTATTTGGATTGTGAGATGGGTTTTTGCTCCGGCGAAGAAACGCAAGCGGGATCGAAGGAGAGAGAGGTGCTCAGGGGAGAGagaaaaatgaaaaggaaagacctttagttttgtaaaaaaatgaaagaaaaaaaacgacaGTTGAAATCGAACGACGCCGTTTGGGATCTTTAAAATCACAGAAACTAGAAAACGACGCCGTTTTTGGGGATCGTAAAAGTCGCGCTTAGCCACGGAggctaggcctgggcattcggggtcccaatcgggtttcggttttatccattcgggtttcggtttttcgggtttatcaaaatcagccccattcggattatatgaaagttcggttcgggaccggttcgggtgctatcgggttcgggtcggggttagtaaatcttcaaagaaccggcacaacccaatatactttcgggttcgggtcccaattggtttttcggtttaaaagtacctgatt
This genomic interval from Brassica napus cultivar Da-Ae chromosome A6, Da-Ae, whole genome shotgun sequence contains the following:
- the LOC106346038 gene encoding uncharacterized protein At1g51745; the protein is MESNDDQNLKAINASVGRLVWVRLRNGSWWPGQTLLHEEVPESSLLSPKLGTPIKLLGRDDVGIDWYVLEKSKSVKAFRCGEYDAHIEKAKASAAAARASSKKTVKCTRRENAIISALEIENAHLAKEDHPDNNLCSEEEDDEVTESEDRGEAEDELELLQSSMSSQEMVKVEPKRRRTPNDSEEDGTEGNKRMRGLEDIGKEHVGATVLHRQEMGSICDVNLSNGYIVSNGYKACSPLSLKIKRSQVTNGSECSKRKNRSRQLTKVLECTAMVCVPGTSDQLVTSGLEPVESMKSVSVVINNNSDSTGVSCENAPENVVGDSHNNKAKDSETSSVSVSAEDAVQLYDVPLTEGEAKHSAGFPAACTISSSRAALVSALTRRCSHDVSVKKEARNGSAFANPPDTQLVIWNSNGIEKSTSKWKLKGKRNSRQRSKKQEARSGVYSEEANNNRPLLLPALFEVKIEVRASCNKPRVPLVSRMSKLNGKAIVGHPVSVEALEESYYNGMVMSQAVVKAKSLSKKKSNKRKTTGPFGKSSKSKKKSSSLSVKTRRLSTLTERSKKQTIEKLKETVVACIPLKVVFSRINQVLKGSARQTQHRALPSAVKT
- the LOC106346046 gene encoding syntaxin-81 gives rise to the protein MSRFRDRTEDFKDSVRKSAISDGYTEAKVASTMASFIIHKPKERSPFTRAALKTLESIKELDQFMMKHRKDYVDMHRTTEHEKDSIEQEITSFIKACKEQIDVLKNSIRNEEANSKGWLGLAADNFNADTIAHKHGVVLILSEKLHSVTAQFDQLRATRFQDIINRAMPRRKPKRITKEASPVNATLANPEPIEPNEIQAQPRRLQQQQLLDDETQALQVELSNLLDGARQTETKMVEMSALNHLMATHVLQQAQQIEVLYDQAVEATKNVELGNKELSQAIQRNSSSRTFLLLFFFVLTFSVLFLDWYS